In one Candidatus Omnitrophota bacterium genomic region, the following are encoded:
- a CDS encoding GAF and ANTAR domain-containing protein: MPKAKKSENYKIYLKQIEALAKVANLITSGLYLEELLRLVVQVTAEIMNSKISSLMLFDPFKKELVVRATQSISEAYNKKPNVKLGEGIAGIVARDNKAICVLDVKEDERYLNRDIAVKEGLCSLASVPLAVKARVIGVLNCYTSRKHKFTKPELDVLTALANQAAVAIENAELDLRARSAEEALTTRKLIERAKDILSQEAKVLPSEAYRLIQKQSMDSRKSMREIAEAIILAKDVKEPKLK; the protein is encoded by the coding sequence ATGCCAAAGGCGAAAAAGAGCGAAAATTACAAAATTTATCTGAAGCAGATTGAGGCCCTGGCCAAGGTAGCCAACCTGATCACTTCCGGGCTCTATTTAGAGGAACTCCTGCGTTTAGTGGTCCAGGTTACCGCCGAAATAATGAATTCCAAAATTTCCTCTCTTATGCTCTTTGACCCGTTCAAGAAAGAATTGGTGGTCAGGGCTACGCAATCTATTTCTGAGGCCTACAATAAAAAACCCAATGTCAAATTAGGAGAAGGTATTGCCGGTATAGTTGCGCGGGATAATAAGGCTATCTGTGTATTAGATGTCAAAGAAGATGAGCGCTATCTAAATAGAGATATTGCCGTAAAAGAGGGGCTCTGTTCTTTGGCCAGCGTCCCTTTAGCAGTAAAGGCCAGGGTGATAGGCGTACTGAATTGCTATACCTCCAGAAAACATAAATTTACCAAGCCCGAGTTAGATGTCTTGACTGCTTTGGCTAATCAGGCAGCCGTGGCCATTGAAAACGCGGAATTAGACCTGCGGGCGCGCAGCGCCGAAGAGGCGTTAACCACGCGTAAACTTATTGAGCGGGCCAAAGATATTCTTTCGCAGGAAGCAAAGGTCTTGCCCTCTGAGGCTTATCGCTTAATCCAGAAACAGAGCATGGATAGCCGTAAATCCATGCGCGAAATTGCCGAGGCCATAATTCTGGCTAAAGATGTAAAAGAACCAAAACTCAAATGA
- a CDS encoding NAD+ synthase → MKKKIISWLKKQLKDSGAKGMVMGLSGGLDSAVVAALAKEAVGKKGVLALLLPCHSQAQDLKDARLVAKWMGIKTKTIDLTKVYDNLWKILPQAGGLPLANLRPRLRMTILYYFANKFNYLVCGTGNKSELAAGYFTKYGDGGVDILPIGDLLKTQVRKLAGEFGIPLSIISKPPTAGLWPGQTDEGEMGITYPELDDILERLEHKRRQALPASKVNKVQDMVKRSQHKRQGPRICYV, encoded by the coding sequence ATGAAAAAGAAGATTATTTCCTGGCTGAAAAAGCAATTAAAAGATTCAGGCGCAAAGGGTATGGTGATGGGCCTTTCCGGCGGCCTGGATTCAGCAGTAGTAGCGGCCTTGGCAAAAGAAGCAGTCGGTAAGAAGGGGGTTTTGGCCCTGCTTTTACCTTGTCATAGCCAGGCGCAGGATTTAAAAGACGCGCGCTTGGTGGCTAAGTGGATGGGCATTAAGACTAAGACCATTGACCTGACTAAGGTATACGATAATCTGTGGAAAATCCTGCCTCAGGCAGGCGGGCTGCCCTTAGCGAATCTGAGGCCGCGTTTACGCATGACAATTTTATATTATTTTGCCAATAAATTTAATTATCTGGTTTGCGGCACAGGGAATAAATCGGAACTTGCGGCGGGGTACTTTACAAAATACGGAGATGGCGGCGTAGATATATTACCCATAGGGGATTTATTAAAGACACAGGTGAGGAAATTAGCCGGGGAATTCGGGATTCCTCTGTCTATAATCAGTAAACCGCCTACTGCAGGGCTTTGGCCCGGCCAGACTGACGAAGGCGAAATGGGCATAACCTACCCGGAATTAGACGATATATTAGAGCGCCTTGAGCATAAAAGAAGACAGGCGCTTCCGGCAAGTAAAGTGAATAAGGTCCAAGATATGGTTAAACGTTCCCAACATAAGAGGCAGGGGCCTCGTATATGCTATGTTTAG
- a CDS encoding glutamine synthetase family protein has protein sequence MRPKTKSELMKLVKEQKVRYIRLWFTDVLGFLKGFTITVDELPRALGDGMGFDGSSIEGFARIEESDMIARPDISTFAILPWESKEQPVARMFCDIYMPDGKPFVGDPRYVLKRNLDKAKKMGFTYYVGPELEYFYFNNPKNAIVLDRGGYFDLTPLDVAQGVRNETVSALEDLGIIVEYSHHEVASSQHEIDLRYSDALSMADNVMTYRLVAKEIAQGKGLHASFMPKPIYGINGSGMHTHQSLFSAKGGSASGGKGETNAFFEKKDKFHLSEIAKQFIGGLLKYSTEITSITSQWVNSYKRLVPGYEAPVYICWAQMNRSALIRVPMYKPGKEKSTRIEYRSPDPACNPYLAFSVMLAAGLEGIEKKCALPEPANDNIYHMTDEQRERAKIKSLPEDLLEAIKITEKSELVKKALGEELFHFFIRNKKLEWDEYKQQVTQYEIDKYLPIL, from the coding sequence ATGAGACCCAAGACAAAATCAGAATTAATGAAATTAGTAAAAGAACAAAAAGTGAGGTACATCAGGTTGTGGTTTACCGATGTATTGGGATTCCTCAAAGGTTTTACCATAACCGTGGATGAACTGCCGCGGGCCTTAGGGGATGGCATGGGTTTTGACGGCTCCTCTATCGAGGGGTTTGCCCGCATAGAAGAATCAGACATGATCGCCCGGCCCGATATCTCTACCTTTGCTATTTTGCCCTGGGAGTCAAAGGAGCAGCCGGTAGCGAGGATGTTTTGCGATATCTACATGCCCGACGGTAAACCTTTTGTCGGCGATCCCCGCTATGTCTTAAAAAGGAATTTGGATAAGGCTAAGAAGATGGGGTTTACCTATTATGTGGGGCCGGAACTGGAATATTTTTATTTTAATAACCCCAAGAATGCCATTGTTTTGGATAGGGGCGGATATTTTGATTTAACACCCTTAGATGTGGCCCAGGGCGTAAGGAATGAAACTGTGAGCGCCTTAGAGGATTTAGGTATCATTGTGGAATACAGCCATCATGAAGTAGCTTCCAGCCAGCATGAGATTGACTTAAGATACTCCGATGCCCTGTCTATGGCGGATAATGTGATGACCTACCGGCTGGTAGCTAAGGAGATTGCTCAAGGTAAGGGCCTGCATGCTTCGTTTATGCCTAAGCCGATTTACGGGATAAACGGTTCGGGTATGCATACGCACCAGTCATTATTCTCCGCCAAAGGCGGATCCGCCTCCGGCGGAAAGGGCGAAACTAATGCCTTTTTTGAAAAAAAAGATAAGTTCCATCTTTCTGAAATTGCTAAACAATTTATCGGCGGATTGCTAAAATATAGCACGGAGATAACCTCCATAACCAGCCAGTGGGTCAATTCTTACAAGCGCCTGGTGCCCGGATACGAAGCTCCGGTTTATATCTGCTGGGCGCAGATGAACCGTTCAGCTTTAATCAGGGTGCCGATGTATAAGCCCGGGAAAGAGAAATCTACGCGCATAGAATACCGTTCTCCCGATCCGGCGTGTAACCCTTATTTGGCTTTTTCCGTGATGTTAGCGGCAGGCCTTGAGGGCATTGAAAAAAAATGCGCCTTACCGGAACCGGCCAATGACAATATTTATCATATGACTGACGAACAGAGGGAGCGTGCCAAGATTAAGTCTTTGCCGGAAGACCTTCTTGAGGCAATCAAGATCACGGAGAAATCGGAATTAGTGAAGAAGGCATTAGGCGAGGAGCTTTTTCATTTCTTTATCCGCAACAAAAAATTAGAATGGGATGAATATAAGCAGCAGGTTACCCAATACGAAATAGACAAATACCTGCCTATACTGTAA
- the phoU gene encoding phosphate signaling complex protein PhoU — protein MERYFDEELKELREEILRMGVLTQEAIYKSIEALKNRDKNEAQEVIDKDAKIDGLELLVDERCIDLIARHQPMAGDLRFITTGMKINAELERMADLAVDIAQRVIELVDKPLLKPLLDIPKLSGIAQNMVCDSIDAFLKKDAELAKKVVLSDSEADRLRDLVQGELINDYMAHDAKTVDRAVPLLLIARYLERICDHATNIAEDVIYLAKGQVVKHHPEELN, from the coding sequence ATGGAAAGGTACTTTGACGAAGAATTAAAAGAATTACGCGAAGAAATCTTAAGGATGGGCGTTTTGACTCAGGAGGCAATCTACAAGTCCATAGAGGCCTTAAAAAATCGTGATAAAAATGAGGCCCAGGAAGTCATTGATAAAGACGCTAAGATAGACGGGCTGGAGCTTCTGGTTGATGAGCGCTGCATTGACCTGATTGCCCGGCATCAGCCTATGGCCGGAGACTTGAGGTTTATTACTACCGGTATGAAAATAAATGCTGAACTTGAACGGATGGCGGATTTGGCCGTTGATATCGCCCAGCGGGTGATAGAACTGGTAGATAAGCCGTTATTAAAACCGTTACTTGATATACCTAAATTATCCGGTATCGCCCAGAATATGGTATGTGATTCTATAGACGCCTTTTTAAAAAAGGACGCAGAACTCGCCAAGAAAGTGGTACTTTCCGATTCAGAGGCGGATAGATTACGCGATTTAGTCCAGGGCGAATTGATTAATGACTATATGGCGCATGATGCCAAAACCGTAGACCGCGCAGTGCCGTTGTTATTAATCGCCCGTTATCTGGAGCGCATATGCGACCACGCTACTAATATTGCCGAAGATGTTATTTATCTGGCTAAAGGGCAAGTAGTAAAACATCATCCTGAAGAGTTAAACTAG
- a CDS encoding DUF47 family protein: MKEIRNILGWLGMAEEQSILLDAQKHVEETYKTVAYFSDAVEAFIQGDLAAKAKAIESVRESEHQADILRSKMVDELSEGLLLPPDREDLMHFVKGLDKIADWTNGAARILGFIEQKLPENILGNISSATALIFASISKLKEAIQSISKNDLKKALEDCQAVDHIEHDADDQKKLLIETIIHAKLEPATLLLCYQLAEYLEGVTDKIEDAADFIKVLAIKSK; encoded by the coding sequence ATGAAAGAGATAAGAAATATACTAGGTTGGTTAGGCATGGCAGAGGAACAGTCCATATTACTGGATGCCCAGAAGCACGTTGAAGAAACTTACAAGACCGTGGCGTATTTCTCCGACGCGGTTGAGGCTTTTATCCAGGGGGATTTAGCCGCTAAGGCAAAAGCCATAGAGAGCGTCAGGGAGAGTGAGCATCAGGCAGATATATTAAGGTCAAAGATGGTGGATGAACTTTCCGAAGGGCTCCTGCTTCCGCCGGATAGGGAAGACCTGATGCATTTCGTCAAAGGCCTGGATAAAATTGCCGACTGGACCAACGGCGCAGCCAGGATCCTGGGGTTCATTGAGCAGAAACTACCGGAAAATATCTTAGGCAATATCTCCTCAGCCACAGCGTTAATCTTTGCTTCCATCTCCAAACTAAAAGAGGCTATTCAGTCTATCAGCAAGAATGATCTGAAGAAGGCGCTTGAAGATTGCCAGGCTGTGGACCACATTGAACATGACGCTGATGACCAGAAAAAGCTCCTCATTGAGACAATCATCCATGCCAAGCTTGAGCCGGCTACGCTTTTATTGTGCTACCAGTTAGCCGAATACTTAGAAGGGGTAACGGATAAAATAGAAGACGCAGCGGATTTCATCAAGGTCTTGGCCATTAAGTCAAAATAA
- the pstB gene encoding phosphate ABC transporter ATP-binding protein PstB, giving the protein MYKIVTKNLNLWYSGFHALKNVDSVFKEDKITAIIGPSGCGKSTLLRVFNRMNDLIEGVRTSGEVLIDGTDIIDSPAIVPNTLAGSRQKREKIDLVVLRKKVGMVFQRPNPFPLSIYENIVFGERIHADSISRDKLDEIVEESLRSVLLWKELKDKLRKPALGLSLEQKQRLCIARLIAVKPGILLMDEPCSALDPQATARIEELMRELRNNYTIIIVTHNMQQAARVSDETGFMLLGELIESGRTEDIFTNPKDRRTEDYITGRYG; this is encoded by the coding sequence ATGTACAAAATAGTCACTAAAAATCTGAATCTCTGGTATAGCGGGTTTCATGCTTTAAAGAATGTAGACTCGGTATTTAAGGAAGATAAGATTACAGCTATTATCGGTCCTTCGGGCTGTGGAAAATCAACTCTGCTCAGGGTTTTTAACCGGATGAATGATTTGATTGAAGGCGTACGTACTTCAGGCGAAGTTTTAATTGATGGCACAGATATTATTGATTCTCCCGCTATTGTTCCTAATACGCTTGCCGGATCCCGCCAAAAGCGGGAAAAAATAGATTTGGTTGTCCTGCGCAAGAAAGTGGGCATGGTATTCCAGAGGCCTAACCCTTTTCCTCTCTCAATTTACGAGAACATTGTTTTTGGAGAGAGAATTCACGCTGACTCTATCAGCAGGGATAAATTAGATGAAATTGTAGAGGAGAGTTTAAGGTCAGTCCTCTTGTGGAAGGAATTAAAAGATAAGCTCCGTAAGCCGGCATTAGGGTTATCATTAGAACAGAAGCAGAGGCTTTGTATTGCCCGCCTCATAGCCGTTAAACCCGGCATATTATTGATGGATGAACCCTGTTCTGCCCTGGACCCCCAGGCTACCGCCAGGATCGAAGAATTAATGCGTGAGCTTAGGAATAATTATACTATAATAATAGTTACCCATAATATGCAGCAGGCAGCGCGCGTTTCTGATGAAACGGGGTTTATGCTTTTAGGCGAATTGATAGAGTCCGGCAGGACCGAAGATATTTTTACCAATCCCAAAGACAGGCGCACCGAGGATTATATTACGGGGAGGTACGGATAA
- the malQ gene encoding 4-alpha-glucanotransferase encodes MPEENLKEYLIKTPAQDKWKRIGTQKRAGILAPLFCVYSKKSAGIGEFRDLKLLIDWAKLTGNSIIQLLPLNEVGPLFCPYDSLSSFALEPAYLSLEVILSRNKNSFRTKINQLKEEFPAGRPYLDYRIKKRKIGLLREIFLAGEEPASKDLEKFRRDNDYWIDDFVLFKALKDYHGGKPWYEWEARYKDRDVAALKEFFEAHSKEITFQIWLQWQASKQFKEVRKYAEVKKILLKGDLPFLVSRDSADVWQHRRFFKLGFAAGAPPDMYCAKGQRWGVPTYNWDEVAADDYRYLKEKLKFAQQFYDILRIDHVVGLFRIWSIPYQEPLENQGLNGFFDLPDENKWEQQGRNILSVMLNNTRMLLCAEDLGIIPDMCKKTLRELGIPGNDVQRWTKDWKIKHDFLLPQDYRVLSVAMLSTHDTTNWAAWWENEAGTVDAELFKRKCAERGVDYNSVKDKLFDLARSGHARLRWLDSINSSDILTAVLGKKREEIGDFIDIYDNTYREKEKLFQRLGLPGPMPDKVGADIIKAALKITLGSSAIFCIELILDWMYLAGILKGEPYQYRINTPGTISVKNWSLVIPLPLEDLIKHKVTKEIRSMVIVSRR; translated from the coding sequence ATGCCTGAAGAAAATTTAAAAGAATACCTGATTAAAACCCCCGCGCAAGATAAATGGAAAAGAATCGGCACGCAAAAGAGGGCAGGCATATTAGCCCCTTTGTTTTGCGTTTATTCTAAAAAGAGCGCGGGTATAGGCGAATTCAGGGATTTAAAACTCTTGATAGATTGGGCGAAATTAACCGGTAATTCCATTATTCAGCTTTTGCCCTTGAATGAAGTCGGCCCTCTTTTTTGCCCCTATGATTCCTTAAGTTCTTTTGCCCTTGAACCGGCATACCTGTCTTTAGAGGTTATTCTCAGCAGAAATAAAAATTCTTTCAGAACAAAAATTAATCAACTTAAAGAGGAATTCCCGGCAGGCAGGCCATATCTGGATTACCGTATCAAAAAGAGGAAAATAGGGTTACTCCGGGAGATATTCCTTGCCGGAGAAGAGCCCGCTTCCAAAGACTTAGAAAAATTCAGGCGGGATAATGATTATTGGATTGATGATTTCGTTCTATTTAAAGCCCTTAAGGATTATCATGGGGGTAAGCCCTGGTATGAATGGGAGGCGCGCTATAAAGACCGCGATGTCGCGGCCCTTAAGGAATTCTTCGAAGCGCACTCTAAGGAAATTACTTTTCAAATCTGGCTGCAGTGGCAGGCATCTAAGCAGTTTAAAGAGGTAAGAAAATACGCCGAGGTGAAAAAAATCCTGTTAAAAGGGGACCTGCCTTTTCTTGTTTCCAGGGATAGCGCGGATGTCTGGCAACACCGGCGATTTTTTAAATTAGGGTTTGCCGCAGGCGCTCCGCCGGATATGTATTGCGCTAAGGGCCAGCGCTGGGGTGTACCTACCTATAATTGGGATGAGGTAGCCGCAGATGATTACAGGTATTTAAAAGAGAAACTTAAATTCGCCCAGCAATTTTATGACATATTGCGCATAGACCATGTCGTGGGCTTATTCCGTATCTGGAGTATCCCTTATCAGGAGCCTTTAGAGAACCAGGGCCTAAACGGTTTTTTTGACTTGCCTGATGAGAATAAATGGGAGCAACAGGGCAGAAATATTTTATCGGTTATGCTCAATAATACCAGGATGCTTTTATGCGCGGAAGATTTAGGGATAATACCCGATATGTGTAAAAAGACATTAAGAGAATTAGGCATACCCGGTAATGATGTCCAACGCTGGACTAAAGATTGGAAGATAAAGCACGATTTTCTCCTGCCGCAGGATTACCGTGTTCTTTCCGTGGCCATGCTCTCTACCCATGATACGACTAACTGGGCTGCCTGGTGGGAGAACGAAGCCGGGACAGTGGATGCGGAACTCTTTAAAAGGAAATGCGCTGAGCGTGGGGTAGATTATAACTCTGTAAAAGATAAATTATTTGATTTGGCGCGTTCGGGGCACGCTAGATTACGCTGGTTAGATAGTATCAATTCAAGCGATATTCTGACAGCCGTTCTAGGCAAAAAGAGAGAGGAAATCGGGGATTTTATAGATATCTATGATAATACTTACCGTGAAAAAGAAAAACTCTTTCAACGTTTGGGTTTACCCGGGCCGATGCCGGATAAGGTAGGTGCGGATATTATCAAAGCCGCGTTAAAAATAACCCTTGGCTCAAGCGCGATATTCTGCATAGAGTTGATACTAGACTGGATGTATCTAGCCGGCATACTTAAGGGAGAACCCTATCAATACCGCATAAACACACCCGGCACAATCAGCGTAAAGAACTGGTCTCTGGTTATTCCTCTGCCGCTTGAAGATTTAATCAAACATAAGGTTACGAAAGAGATCAGGAGTATGGTTATCGTTTCCCGCAGGTAG
- a CDS encoding aminotransferase class I/II-fold pyridoxal phosphate-dependent enzyme, translating to MISQKVKNMQPSGIRAFFDLVLGMKDVISLGVGEPDFVTPWQIREAGIYSLEEGFTSYTSNKGLYKLRLSVSRYLKNRYGLNYCPDEEILITVGVSEAFDLALRAIINPGDKILIPSPCYVSYGPLTELAGGLPVYIDTQGGGFKLTPRALEKSIDKKTKGIILNYPVNPTGVSYTKKELEEIKKVILKNKLFCISDEIYADLTYDFEHTPFPTLSGAKENTLYLSGFSKSYAMTGWRVGYACGPKDIIAAMTKIHQYTIMCVSITSQMAACEALQTGRKSVEEMKREYKRRREFICEGLNKLGLGCRKPDGAFYVFTSIKKTGLDCLAFAERLLKEQKVAVVPGTAFGEHYKDYVRISYASSFDNLKEALLRLDNFLKKIGR from the coding sequence ATGATTTCCCAAAAAGTCAAAAATATGCAGCCTTCCGGCATCCGGGCATTCTTTGATTTGGTGCTCGGGATGAAGGATGTGATCTCTTTGGGGGTGGGGGAGCCGGATTTTGTGACTCCCTGGCAGATCCGCGAAGCAGGCATATATTCTTTGGAGGAGGGTTTTACCTCCTATACCTCCAACAAAGGGCTCTATAAATTAAGACTAAGCGTAAGCCGTTATCTGAAAAACCGGTATGGCCTCAACTATTGCCCTGACGAAGAAATCCTGATTACCGTGGGGGTAAGCGAGGCTTTTGATCTGGCTTTGCGGGCAATCATCAACCCGGGAGATAAAATTTTAATCCCCAGTCCTTGTTACGTTTCTTACGGCCCGCTTACGGAATTAGCCGGCGGGCTGCCCGTCTATATAGATACTCAAGGCGGAGGGTTTAAACTTACGCCCCGGGCTTTGGAAAAATCTATCGATAAAAAAACTAAAGGCATAATCCTGAACTATCCCGTAAACCCCACGGGTGTTTCCTATACAAAAAAAGAATTAGAGGAGATTAAAAAGGTTATCCTTAAAAATAAATTGTTCTGTATATCCGATGAGATTTACGCGGACCTGACCTATGATTTTGAGCATACACCGTTTCCTACCCTATCCGGGGCAAAAGAAAATACGCTTTATCTAAGCGGTTTCTCCAAAAGTTACGCCATGACCGGATGGAGGGTAGGTTATGCCTGCGGGCCGAAGGATATCATCGCTGCTATGACTAAAATTCATCAGTACACTATTATGTGCGTCTCCATCACCAGCCAGATGGCTGCCTGCGAGGCGCTGCAGACAGGCAGGAAATCCGTAGAAGAAATGAAACGCGAATACAAGAGGCGCAGGGAATTTATCTGCGAGGGTTTAAATAAGCTGGGATTAGGCTGCCGCAAGCCCGACGGCGCATTCTATGTATTCACCTCCATAAAGAAGACAGGCCTGGATTGCCTGGCTTTCGCAGAGAGGCTGCTTAAAGAACAAAAAGTAGCGGTAGTCCCGGGGACGGCTTTTGGAGAGCACTATAAAGATTATGTCCGTATATCCTATGCCTCCAGTTTTGATAACCTCAAAGAGGCGCTTTTGCGGTTGGATAATTTTTTAAAAAAGATAGGGAGATAA
- a CDS encoding Lrp/AsnC family transcriptional regulator: MDEILEILQKDARTTAEDIAKMLKKSPQKIKEAIKKYEKEGVILKYKTVINRELIKDTNSEVRALIEVNIAPQKDVGFDKVAERIYSFPEVSSCYLISGTYDLLLIVEGPDLHTVSRFIAEKLAPLENIKGTTTHFLLKKYKEDGVILKHREENKRIAISY, encoded by the coding sequence ATGGATGAGATATTAGAGATATTACAGAAGGACGCGCGCACCACGGCGGAAGATATTGCCAAGATGCTCAAAAAGAGTCCTCAGAAAATAAAGGAAGCCATAAAGAAATATGAGAAAGAAGGGGTGATATTAAAGTATAAGACAGTAATTAACAGAGAGTTAATCAAGGATACGAATTCCGAGGTCCGCGCCCTGATAGAAGTCAATATTGCCCCGCAGAAAGACGTAGGTTTTGATAAGGTTGCCGAACGGATATATTCGTTTCCCGAAGTTTCCAGTTGTTATCTGATTTCCGGCACCTATGATTTATTATTGATTGTCGAAGGCCCTGACCTGCATACTGTTTCCCGATTTATAGCGGAAAAACTGGCTCCATTAGAGAATATCAAGGGGACAACCACGCATTTCCTCTTAAAAAAATACAAGGAAGACGGCGTGATTTTAAAACATAGAGAAGAGAATAAAAGAATAGCAATATCGTATTAG
- a CDS encoding inorganic phosphate transporter, translating into MYLLLVSFAILMGLAVGWSIGANDAANSLGTAVGSKVLTLKQAIILITIFGFLGAFLQGSYVTKTIGKGIVPMAELGKNLALYLALVSTFAACAWVVLATYWKMPISTSHSIVGAVAGAGLAIGAPIRWKVLLDIFICWVFTPVGAAILGYIFYRIFKNIFYRIIPRKYIKITMAALITVSGCYVAYSWGANDVANATGVMVGAGILSPHISVMLGGVAIVLGIVTWGYKVIETIGTQITRLLPIMAFSVQLASAINVHIYTVFGIPVSTSHSIVGAIFGVGLVRGVRVLNVRIMREIIICWLATPFISGIISFLVLKGIMVFVKIGG; encoded by the coding sequence ATGTATCTGTTATTAGTTTCGTTTGCCATATTAATGGGCCTTGCCGTAGGCTGGTCAATCGGCGCTAATGATGCCGCCAATTCCCTGGGCACGGCAGTCGGCTCAAAAGTCCTCACCCTAAAGCAGGCGATTATTTTAATTACCATATTCGGTTTCCTGGGTGCTTTCTTGCAGGGGTCTTATGTTACCAAGACCATCGGCAAGGGTATTGTGCCGATGGCTGAGTTAGGTAAGAACTTAGCGCTCTATTTAGCGTTAGTATCTACCTTTGCTGCTTGCGCCTGGGTGGTGCTGGCGACATACTGGAAGATGCCCATTTCTACCAGCCACTCTATCGTGGGCGCAGTCGCAGGCGCGGGCCTGGCAATAGGCGCGCCGATTAGATGGAAAGTACTTTTAGATATATTTATCTGCTGGGTTTTTACTCCTGTAGGCGCAGCTATCTTAGGTTATATTTTCTACCGGATTTTTAAAAATATTTTTTACCGGATTATCCCCCGCAAATATATAAAGATAACCATGGCAGCGTTGATTACCGTGAGCGGTTGTTATGTGGCTTATTCCTGGGGGGCAAATGATGTGGCTAACGCTACAGGCGTGATGGTAGGCGCGGGAATATTATCGCCGCATATCAGCGTAATGTTAGGGGGCGTTGCGATTGTCTTAGGTATTGTTACCTGGGGATATAAAGTTATCGAGACCATAGGCACGCAGATAACCCGCCTTTTACCGATTATGGCTTTTTCGGTGCAGTTAGCCAGCGCCATCAACGTGCATATTTACACGGTTTTCGGCATACCGGTTTCTACCAGCCACTCTATCGTGGGCGCTATTTTCGGGGTAGGGTTAGTCAGGGGTGTGCGGGTTTTAAATGTCCGCATTATGCGCGAGATAATCATCTGTTGGCTGGCGACGCCTTTTATTTCCGGTATCATTAGTTTTCTAGTGCTTAAAGGGATAATGGTTTTTGTAAAAATAGGAGGTTAA